The genome window GGCGATACGATCCGCGTCTCACTCTCGGCTGATCCGGTCGAAGAGGTGAAGGTCGGTTATGAAATTCTCAAATCGCTTGGACTGCGTCACCGGGGCGTGAACATCATCTCTTGCCCCTCCTGCGCGCGACAGGGGTTTGATGTGATCAAGACCGTCGAGGCGTTGGAAAAGCGGCTGGAGCATATCAAGACGCCGATGAGCCTTAGCATCATCGGTTGTGTTGTAAACGGCCCAGGCGAAGCGCTGATGACAGATGTCGGTTTCACCGGGGGCGGCGCGGGCTCTGGTATGGTCTATCTTGCGGGCAAGCAAAGCCATAAGCTTGGCAACGAAGGTATGATCGAACATATCGTCGAACAGGTGGAAGAACGCGCGGCACAGATTGAGGCTGAAGCGGTGAAAGCGGCGGAGTAGGGTGGCTGGGCCGCTGGCCGCGTGGCGGCGGGCAGGGTGCGCTGCGGTATTTTTAAAAGGATGAAGATGGTAGGAAGCGGGTGAACCGGGCGGGGCGCGTGCTTTTTTGCTGTTTGGAAGATGTCTTTAATCAGTGGGTTGGTGTTGAATGTTAATGTGGTTTGGGGTTGAGGTGCTTTTCTAGGACCATGGGCGGCATGTGGCCGTTGAGGACCATCTCAGGCAATACGTAGAAGGGGGCGGAGTCGAGTCCTAGGGCGGCGGCCCAGCGGGCGGCTGGATGCGTGTGCAGATCGTGCTGGGTGAATGTCAGCCCGTAACGCTCTGTGATTTCTGTTAATTCTTTGAGGGCGGCCGCGCAGGTATTACAGTCTTGCGCGGTGAAAAGCGCTACGGCGTGGCCCGACAGAAGGTCGGGAGCGAGCCGTTCGAGCAGGGTTAGGTCGTCTTGGATATATTGCTGCATTTCGGATTGCGCCGGCTGCGGCGCTGCCATCGCGTCGGCGATCACGTCACCATTCGCCAAGATCGCCGCGCGGAGTTCTGCGTGGAAAGCAGCGCGCTCGGCTGGGCCAAACGCGCTGAAATCACTTGCTGCGGCGGGCAGGGCCAGCGCAAACGCGGCCAATGCACCTGCCGTGCGCATTTTTAACCGCGCTTTTCTGCGATCAATGCCATCATCTGGTCATAGGGCAGGTAGCCGCGCAGCATTTCGTCTTGCATCACGAACGTAGGCGTCCCGGTGATTTGCAGCTTTTCGGCCAATGCGCGGGTGTCGGCGATCTCTTGGGTGACTTCGTCGCTGCCCATTTTGGCTTCGATTGCCGCCACATCCAGATCAAAGCTTTCGCCCAAGCGGCGCAGCACGGGGAGGGAGACCTGGCCATTAAAGGCCATCAGCGCATCGTTCAACTGCTTGTACTCATCATCTCCGGCAACTTGTTTGGTCGCCACGGCAAAGCGCGAGGCCAGCACGGATTGTTCTCCCAAGATTGGGAACTCTTTGACGATCAGCTTGATATTACCATCTGTTTCCAACAGCTTCGCCACTTCGTCGTGGGCGCGTTTGCAATAGCCGCAGCGGTAATCAAGAAACTCGACCAGCGTGATGTCACCGTCGGGGTTGCCGCCGACCCATGAATACCCATCGTCAAAGATCGCATCGGCATTGGTGCTGACCAGATCGAAATCCGCCTGCATCTGCGCTTGGGCCTGATTGTTCTGCATCTGCTCAACCGCCTGAAGGATCACTTCGGGGTTTTCCATCAGATAGGCGCGAACTTCGGCGCGGAACTGGGCGCGTTCGGCGTCAGTCAATTCGGTTAGGTCCATCGCCCCGGCGGGGGCGGCAAGGGCCAATGCGCTGGCAAAGGTGGGGGCGATCAGGCGGGCGAACATGGGCGGACCTTTCATTGAAACGAGCCTTCGGGGGGCCAAGGGTTGACGCCCGGCATCAGGCGCGGTGAAAGCATAAGCCGAGAGTAGGAGCAAGCCCATGCGCAATTCAACCCGATCCGCCGTCGATCCCTTCATCGTGATGGACGTAATGCAGGCCGCGACCGCAGCCGAAGAAGCAGGTCGCCACATCATCCATATGGAGGTTGGCCAGCCCGGCACAGGTGCGCCAAGGGAGGCTGCCGAGGCGCTGAGCGAGGCAATGGGAGAGGGCGCATTGGGCTATACTGTGGCGCTTGGGCTGCCCGCGCTGCGCAAGCGTATCGCGCAGATGTATGGGGATTGGTACAATGTCGATCTCGATCCGGCGCGGGTGGTGATCACCCCCGGATCCTCGGGCGGGTTTTTGCTGGCCTTCACCGCGTTGTTTGATTCCGGTGATCGCGTCGGCATCGGCGCGCCGGGCTATCCCAGTTACCGCCAAATCCTGCGGGCCTTGGGCATGCAGCCGGTCGATCTGCCCGCCGCACCAGAAAACCGCTACCAGCCCGTGGCGGCGGATTTCGCGGGGCAAGACCTGCGCGGGTTGCTGGTGGCCTCACCTGCCAACCCTTCGGGCACCATGCTGGACCGTTCGGCGCTTTTGGCGCTCACAGACGCCTGTGCGGCCAGTGACATGTCCTTCATCTCGGACGAGATCTACCATGGCATTGAATATGACAAGAAGGCCGTGACCGCGCTGGAGGTCACTGACGACTGCTATGTCATCAACTCCTTCTCCAAGTATTTCTCAATGACTGGCTGGCGCGTCGGCTGGATGGTGGTGCCCGAAGATCAGGTGCGCGTGGTTGAGCGGATCGCGCAAAACATGTTCATCTGCGCCCCCCATGCCAGCCAGATTGCGGCACTGGCGGCCATGGATTGTGATGATGAATTGCAGGCCAATCTTGCGGTCTATCGCCGCAATCGGGATCTGATGATCGACGGGCTGAAAGAGGCGGGGTTCACCGACATCGCGCCGCCTGATGGTGCGTTCTATGTCTATGCTGATGTTTCGCGTTTCACCGATGACAGTCGCGCTTTTGCGGCCGAGATTTTGGAAAAGGCGGGTGTTGCTGTGACCCCCGGGCTCGATTTCGATCCGGCGCGGGGGCATAAGACATTGCGCTTTTCCTACGCGCGCAGCACGGTGGATATGGAAGAGGGCATCGCCCGGCTCAAAGCTTTCATGGCTGCACGCTGAACGCTGGTTTGCCCGCGCGGCAGATGGTACAATAGCGAAAACGAGCAGGGTGATGAAACATGCGGGCAATTCTAAAGGGTCTGGCAATGGCGCTGGCCTGTGCGGCGCCGGTAGATGTAGGGGCGCAGGAATTGACCGCGCTGGCGCGAGTCGATCCAGTTGCAAGCGCTGTGAAAGACGGCTGGTTTGGTAAGACTGACCTTACCGTGGCGTTAAGCCAAGGCGTGCCGTTCCGCGTTTTCCTGCTGGATGATCCCGCCCGCCTGATCGTCGATTTTCGCGAGGCAGATTGGAGCGAGGTGGAAACTGGCGATCTGCTGGCCAAGCCGGGTCGGATTTCGGCCCTGCGCTTTGGCGCGTTTCAGCCCGGTTGGTCGCGGCTGGTGGCCGACCTGGCCGAGCCGATGGTGCCTGCCGAGATTGGGATGCCAGTGGATGCGGCCAGCGGCAAGGCGCGGCTGGAAATCACGCTTGAAACCGTAGCAGCTGAGGTCTTCACTGAGGTCGCAGGTGCACCCGTTGATCCCGATTGGACCACCGCGCTGACCGCGGCGCCGAAACCGCCAGCGGTCGATAAAAACACCTTCACCGTCGTGCTGGACCCCGGCCACGGCGGCATCGACCCCGGTGCGCAGCGCGAAGGGTTGGATGAAAAAGACCTGATGCTGAACTTCGCCCGCGATCTGCGCGATGCGCTGCGGCGCAAAGGGGTGGATGTGCTGCTCACCCGTGACGAAGACCTCTTCGTGGCGCTTGAGCATCGCGTCGCCATCGCCCATCAGGCGGAGGCCGATCTGTTTATCTCACTCCATGCGGATAGCCTGTCACAGGGCGGGGCGAGCGGGGCGACAGTCTACACGCTATCGGATGATGCCAGCGACGTGGCGACCGAACATCTTGCCGCGCGGCACGATCGGTCTGACATTATCGCAGGCGCCGATTTGACGGGATCAGATGATCAGGTGGCCGGTATTTTGCTTGATCTTGCGCGCCAAGAAACCGAGCCGCGCTCGGATGCGCTGGCAAAGGTGCTGGTAGAGGGGATGCGCGCGGCGGGCGGGCCGATGAACAACCGGCCCCTGCGGCGGGCTGGGTTTTCGGTGTTGAAATCCGCCGATATTCCCTCTGTTTTGGTCGAAGTCGGATTTCTCAGCTCCAAGCGGGATCTAACCAATTTGCGCGATCCTGTATGGCGTGCGTCGATGGTAATGGCGATGGCTGACGCGATTGTCAATTGGCGCGATCAGGATGCGGCGCTCAAACCCTTGATCCGAAAGTAAAATAGATGGATATGGCCAGTTCGGCGATGGGCGGACATTCGCCCCTTGCTGGCGGCCATGTGTTTTGACCCGCGCCAGTGCATCCTGTATAGGCTCGGTTCTATCCCTAGCCAATGGTGGTCCGCGCGCGTGTTTCGATTTGTCCTGTCCTTTTTGGGGGGTATCTTTACCACCCTGACCCTGGCCGTCGGCATGGTCGCTTTGACCATCGGTGCGGTGTTCTGGATGTATGGTCGGGATCTGCCCAGCCACGAGTCGCTGGCCCAATACACGCCGCCGACAATCAGCCGGATTTACTCGGGCCAAGGTCGTTTGATTGATGAATTCGCCAAGGAACGTCGTCTGTTTGCCCCGGCAAGCACGATCCCCGATTTGGTGAAACAGGCATTCATTTCGGCGGAAGACAAGAATTTCTACACGCACGAAGGCTATGACCTACGCGGCATTGGTGCGGCGGCGGTTGATGCGGTGAAATCTCGCGGGCGCGATGTGCGCGGCGCATCGACGATCACGCAGCAGGTAATGAAGAACTTTCTGTTGTCCGGCGACCGGCGGGCTGAGCGCAAGATCAAAGAAATTATCCTCGCCACGCGGATCGAAGAGACGCTGAGCAAAGAGAAGATCCTTGAGCTGTATCTCAACGAAATTTTCCTCGGCCAGAACTCCTATGGCGTGGCCGCGGCCAGCCAGACATATTTCAACAAAACGCTGAGCGAGTTGGCCCCGCATGAGGCGGCTTTCCTCGCCTCACTGCCCAAAGCGCCGTCGGATTACCATCCGGTGCGCCGCAAGGACCGGCTGCTGGCGCGGCGGAACTTCGTACTGCGCGAGATGAAAGAGAACGGCTATATCACTGCGGCGGAATATGAGACCGAAGTGGCGCTGCCGCTACGCTCGGTTCAGAATGGCGATTTCGAGAGCTTTAAGGCTGAACTGCCGCCGCGTGATTACTTTACCGACGAAATTCGCCGCCAGTTGAGCGAAGACTTTGGCGAGGGCGAATTCTTTACCGGTGGTTTGACCGTGCGCGCGACCATCGACAATGAAATGCAGCCTATTGCCGCCAATGCGCTGCGTCTTCAGCTTGAGCAATATGACCGAGGGCAAGGCATTTGGCGCGGCACGCGCTTTGACATTCCAGCCGAGCAGTTGACCAGCGAAGAGAAATGGCGCGCCGCCCTCGCGGACCTACGGGTGCCACGCGATATTGACTTGGAAAACCAATGGTATCCGGCAGTGGTGCTGGAGGTGGGCAATAGCGACGCCCGCGTTGGGATCGAAGGCGTTGAAGAAGACGATGACGGTCACTGGATCCCCGCGAAGGACGTGCAGTGGGCGCGCAAGCGGCTAGATGATGGTAAACTTGGCCGTAAGGCGCAGGTTGCCGGGGATCTGCTCGACGTGGGTGAAGTTGTGCTGGTGCGCCGCATGACCTCGGACAGCGATGGGTCGTTCATCCGCTGGACCCTGCGGCAGGTGCCAGAAGTGCAGGGCGGTTTCGTTGCGATGGACGTGCATACAGGCCGTGTGATTGCGATGCAGGGCGGGTTTTCCTACCAATCGAGCGTGTTTAACCGCTCAACCCAAGCCAAGCGGCAGCCGGGGTCGAGCTTCAAGCCCTTCGTCTATGCCTCCGCGCTCGACAGTGGCTATAGCCCGGCGACCATCGTGGTGGACGCCCCGATTGAGATCAACACACCGCAGGGTGTGTGGCGGCCTCAGAACGCGTCGCATAAATTCTATGGGCCCGCGCCACTGCGTACCGGGATCGAACAGTCGCGAAACTTGATGACCATCCGTCTGGCCCAAGAGGTCGGGATGGATGTGGTTGGCAGCTATGCTGAACGCTTTGGGGTTTACGACGATCTGGCCCCTTTGTTGTCCAACGCGCTTGGCAGTCAGGAAACCACTCTTTACCAAATGGTGTCGGCCTATGCGATGTTCGCCAATGGGGGGGAACGGGTTCAGCCGACGTTGGTAGACCGGGTGCAAGACCGCTATGGCCGCACCGTCTATAAACACGACGAGCGCAAATGCTACGACTGTGAGCAGATCAACCTCGCCCCCGGTGCAGCGCCACGCATCATCTCTAACCGCGAGCGGGTGATGGACCCTGTAACGGCGTACCAGTTGACGTCGATGATGCGCGGCGTGGTTGAACGCGGCACAGCGCGCAATGCCGTTAACTTGCCCGTTCCGATCGCAGGAAAAACCGGCACCACCAACGATGAAAAAGACGCGTGGTTCGTCGGGTTCTCGTCCAATGTGGTAGCGGGCTGTTATATCGGTTTTGACACGCCGCGCCCGATGGGCCGCGGGGCAGGCGGCGGGCGTCTTTGCGCGCCAGTGTTTCAGCGCTTTATGTCTCAGGCGATCAAGAAATACGGCGGCGGTGATTTCAAAGTCCCCGAGCAGTGCCGCTTTATCAAGATCGACCGTTTCACCGGCGCACGGCTGAGCGATAGCGCGACGGGCGCCAACGTTGTGTCGGAATGTTTCCGCAATGGCGAAGAGCCGCTTTTTGGCATCGCTTTCGACGGCGGCTTTGCCATGGGCGCAGACTTGCCTCTGGTCGAAGAACTGGGCGGCTCTTCCTCGCGTGAAGTCACCACATCGACCGGCAAAAAGGCCACCGTGGGCCCCAAGGCGAGCTTTGGCACGCTCAGCTCCGGCGGTTTGTACTAAGCAGACATAGGGGCGGGCAGGCGTTCGGTTTGCCACCCCCACTTGCCGCCACTGGCGGGCTGGTCTATCTCTCGTGCGGCTCCGGTATTCGGGGCCGCATTACTTATCAAAGGCAGGCACACATGCGCGCAGAGGCACAGAATACCGCGGACCAGATCAGCAAATCGCTGGAATTGCTGGCCCAGCGACTGGATGTGGAGACCGCGCCCTACCGGCTGGAAGAATTCAACGCCCGCGTCGAAGACCCGAACCTTTGGGACAACCCCGACGCGGCGCAAAAACTGATGCGTGAACGGCAGTCGCTGGTGGATGCCATCGACACCTATGAAGGCATTAAGCAAGAGCTGGCCGATAACGTCGAGCTGATCGAACTGGGTGAGATGGAAGAGGACGAAGAGGTCATCTCTGACGCCGAATCCGCGCTGAAGGCGTTGGCAGAAACCGCCGCCCAGAAAGAGCTTGAAGCGCTGCTGAACGGCGAGGCCGATAGCAACGACACCTTCCTTGAAATCAACTCTGGCGCGGGCGGCACCGAAAGCTGCGACTGGGCCAGCATGCTGGCGCGGATGTATGTCCGCTGGGCTGAGAAGAAGGGCTATAAAGTCGATCTGCAGGCCGAAAGCGCGGGCGAAGAGGCGGGGATCAAATCCGCAACTTATAAGATCGAAGGGCATAACGCTTATGGCTGGCTGAAGTCCGAAAGCGGCGTGCACCGTTTGGTACGCATCTCGCCCTTCGACTCGGCGGCCAAGCGGCACACCTCTTTCACTTCCGTGAAGGTCTACCCCGTGGTCGACGACAATATCGAGATCGAAGTGAACCCCTCTGACATCCGCATCGATACCTACCGGTCATCCGGCGCGGGCGGCCAGCACGTTAACACCACCGACTCGGCGGTGCGGATCACCCACCACCCCACCGGGATCGTCGTGACATCTTCGGAAAAGTCGCAACACCAGAACCGTGACATCGCCATGAAAGCGCTGAAATCGCGGCTGTACCAGATGGAGTTGGACAAGCGTTCGGCACTGGTCAACGAGGCCCATGAGAACGCGGGCGATGCGGGGTGGGGCAACCAGATCCGATCCTACGTGCTGCAGCCCTACCAAATGGTCAAAGATTTGCGGACCAACTACGAGACATCCGACACCAAAGGTGTGCTTGACGGTGATCTTGATGGGTTGATGGGGGCCACACTGGCATTGGCCGTCGCAGGCAAAAGCCGGGCAGAGGCGCAGGGCGACTAATCTGCTCTAGTTGAACGGCGCGTCCGGCTGTAGCAGTCGGCGGTGGTAAGGCATCAGCGCGTCAACGTCGGTAAATCCCGCATGCCGGGCGGCGGGGAGAGCTATTTTGTGGTCTCTGCCGATATACTCGTAAGTCAGCCGTGTGACACGGGTCCCAGCGGCACTTTCGGGGGCCGTTCGGGTGACATAGCCCACCCAAAAGTTATTCTCGAATGAAGCCACGCGG of Sulfitobacter sp. DSM 110093 contains these proteins:
- a CDS encoding disulfide bond formation protein DsbA → MRTAGALAAFALALPAAASDFSAFGPAERAAFHAELRAAILANGDVIADAMAAPQPAQSEMQQYIQDDLTLLERLAPDLLSGHAVALFTAQDCNTCAAALKELTEITERYGLTFTQHDLHTHPAARWAAALGLDSAPFYVLPEMVLNGHMPPMVLEKHLNPKPH
- a CDS encoding DsbA family protein; the encoded protein is MFARLIAPTFASALALAAPAGAMDLTELTDAERAQFRAEVRAYLMENPEVILQAVEQMQNNQAQAQMQADFDLVSTNADAIFDDGYSWVGGNPDGDITLVEFLDYRCGYCKRAHDEVAKLLETDGNIKLIVKEFPILGEQSVLASRFAVATKQVAGDDEYKQLNDALMAFNGQVSLPVLRRLGESFDLDVAAIEAKMGSDEVTQEIADTRALAEKLQITGTPTFVMQDEMLRGYLPYDQMMALIAEKRG
- a CDS encoding aminotransferase class I/II-fold pyridoxal phosphate-dependent enzyme, coding for MRNSTRSAVDPFIVMDVMQAATAAEEAGRHIIHMEVGQPGTGAPREAAEALSEAMGEGALGYTVALGLPALRKRIAQMYGDWYNVDLDPARVVITPGSSGGFLLAFTALFDSGDRVGIGAPGYPSYRQILRALGMQPVDLPAAPENRYQPVAADFAGQDLRGLLVASPANPSGTMLDRSALLALTDACAASDMSFISDEIYHGIEYDKKAVTALEVTDDCYVINSFSKYFSMTGWRVGWMVVPEDQVRVVERIAQNMFICAPHASQIAALAAMDCDDELQANLAVYRRNRDLMIDGLKEAGFTDIAPPDGAFYVYADVSRFTDDSRAFAAEILEKAGVAVTPGLDFDPARGHKTLRFSYARSTVDMEEGIARLKAFMAAR
- a CDS encoding N-acetylmuramoyl-L-alanine amidase, which produces MRAILKGLAMALACAAPVDVGAQELTALARVDPVASAVKDGWFGKTDLTVALSQGVPFRVFLLDDPARLIVDFREADWSEVETGDLLAKPGRISALRFGAFQPGWSRLVADLAEPMVPAEIGMPVDAASGKARLEITLETVAAEVFTEVAGAPVDPDWTTALTAAPKPPAVDKNTFTVVLDPGHGGIDPGAQREGLDEKDLMLNFARDLRDALRRKGVDVLLTRDEDLFVALEHRVAIAHQAEADLFISLHADSLSQGGASGATVYTLSDDASDVATEHLAARHDRSDIIAGADLTGSDDQVAGILLDLARQETEPRSDALAKVLVEGMRAAGGPMNNRPLRRAGFSVLKSADIPSVLVEVGFLSSKRDLTNLRDPVWRASMVMAMADAIVNWRDQDAALKPLIRK
- a CDS encoding PBP1A family penicillin-binding protein, yielding MFRFVLSFLGGIFTTLTLAVGMVALTIGAVFWMYGRDLPSHESLAQYTPPTISRIYSGQGRLIDEFAKERRLFAPASTIPDLVKQAFISAEDKNFYTHEGYDLRGIGAAAVDAVKSRGRDVRGASTITQQVMKNFLLSGDRRAERKIKEIILATRIEETLSKEKILELYLNEIFLGQNSYGVAAASQTYFNKTLSELAPHEAAFLASLPKAPSDYHPVRRKDRLLARRNFVLREMKENGYITAAEYETEVALPLRSVQNGDFESFKAELPPRDYFTDEIRRQLSEDFGEGEFFTGGLTVRATIDNEMQPIAANALRLQLEQYDRGQGIWRGTRFDIPAEQLTSEEKWRAALADLRVPRDIDLENQWYPAVVLEVGNSDARVGIEGVEEDDDGHWIPAKDVQWARKRLDDGKLGRKAQVAGDLLDVGEVVLVRRMTSDSDGSFIRWTLRQVPEVQGGFVAMDVHTGRVIAMQGGFSYQSSVFNRSTQAKRQPGSSFKPFVYASALDSGYSPATIVVDAPIEINTPQGVWRPQNASHKFYGPAPLRTGIEQSRNLMTIRLAQEVGMDVVGSYAERFGVYDDLAPLLSNALGSQETTLYQMVSAYAMFANGGERVQPTLVDRVQDRYGRTVYKHDERKCYDCEQINLAPGAAPRIISNRERVMDPVTAYQLTSMMRGVVERGTARNAVNLPVPIAGKTGTTNDEKDAWFVGFSSNVVAGCYIGFDTPRPMGRGAGGGRLCAPVFQRFMSQAIKKYGGGDFKVPEQCRFIKIDRFTGARLSDSATGANVVSECFRNGEEPLFGIAFDGGFAMGADLPLVEELGGSSSREVTTSTGKKATVGPKASFGTLSSGGLY
- the prfB gene encoding peptide chain release factor 2 — protein: MRAEAQNTADQISKSLELLAQRLDVETAPYRLEEFNARVEDPNLWDNPDAAQKLMRERQSLVDAIDTYEGIKQELADNVELIELGEMEEDEEVISDAESALKALAETAAQKELEALLNGEADSNDTFLEINSGAGGTESCDWASMLARMYVRWAEKKGYKVDLQAESAGEEAGIKSATYKIEGHNAYGWLKSESGVHRLVRISPFDSAAKRHTSFTSVKVYPVVDDNIEIEVNPSDIRIDTYRSSGAGGQHVNTTDSAVRITHHPTGIVVTSSEKSQHQNRDIAMKALKSRLYQMELDKRSALVNEAHENAGDAGWGNQIRSYVLQPYQMVKDLRTNYETSDTKGVLDGDLDGLMGATLALAVAGKSRAEAQGD